A DNA window from Aquarana catesbeiana isolate 2022-GZ linkage group LG01, ASM4218655v1, whole genome shotgun sequence contains the following coding sequences:
- the LOC141101750 gene encoding thioredoxin-like: MAVMVLDKMCELDEILSKSGRKLVVVTFSSQNCGPCRPVPACLEAISEEMPDVLFIKIEVGKDDEYTKRFKIKGVPAFFYFKNGCEEYHFEGGNLGHFRKMVDELRF; the protein is encoded by the exons TGTGAACTAGATGAAATACTATCAAAATCTGGAAGAAAACTTGTGGTTGTTACTTTCTCATCTCAAAATTGTGGTCCTTGCAGACCTGTACCTGCTTGTTTGGAG GCAATAAGTGAAGAAATGCCCGATGTACTGTTCATTAAAATTGAAGTTGGTAAAGATGAT GAATATACAAAGCGATTCAAGATCAAAGGAGTGCCAGCATTCTTTTACTTCAAGAACGGATGTGAA GAGTACCATTTTGAAGGAGGAAACCTGGGCCACTTCAGAAAAATGGTTGATGAACTGAGATTTTAA